In Paenibacillus stellifer, the DNA window TCTCCCGAACCTCGACCCGCAGCTCCAACTCGGGCTCACGGACATCGACCGTCAGCGCGGGAAAGGCTTTCAGCAGCGGCCCCGACACGAGACGGTTCATCTCCTGGGAGCCATAAGGGAAGTCCTTCCATACCCGTCTGGCATTGACCTTGAACGTGGTGCCGGGAGCCGGAGCGATGGCTTCCATAAAGCGGAGACTATTCGTCACGATATCTTCAAGCTCGGAGCGGGCAACCTTCACCGGGCTGATCGACGCAATGCCGAACACTTTCGCTAGCGTCGCAATGAGCGGCTCCGCCGGTTCGCCTCCCAGTTCGACATAGATCCGGCCGTATTCCGTGATCAGCTTCGCGCCCGGATACAGCCTGACCCGCTCCTTTACTTGCCGCAGCATCGTCTTCTCGAACCGGCTGCGGTTCTTGCCTTTCAGTGTGAATTCGCCGAATCGCAGCAGCAGCATGTCCGCGTATTCCGTACCGCCCTTCAAGCCTTTGGCGGAATCTGTCTGTCTCATGTTACCGCATGCCTCCTTCAGCTATCTTCAATGCCAGCACCGCCTTAACAATGGCGGTCTCCAGTGCGGCAACATCGCTCTCCGTGTGTCCGTCGCCGAGACTGATCCGGATGCCGCCAAGCGCGGCGGCTTCATCTCTTCCCATGGCAAGCAGCACACGGCTTGGCTCCGCCGTTCGGGAGGAACAGGCGGAACGGGTGGATACCAGCATGCCGAGCTGTTCCAGCTGGCGCGCCAGCACCTCTCCCTTCATGCCCGGGTAGGAGAAATGCACGATATGGGGCGCGCCCGCTTCCGTGCTGTTCACTACAAGCTCCGGAATCCCACGCAGGAATGACAGCAGGCGATCCCGCAGCGGCAGCAGCCGGCCCGCCAGCTCCCTCTGCCGCTCCGAAGCGAGCCGCACCGCTTTGGCGCCCGCCACAATTGCGGGCAAATTCTCGGTTCCGGCGCGCATGCCGTTCTCGTGAGAGCCTCCGCTGATGAGCGGGAACAGCCGGACGCCTTCCCTGACATACAGGAGGCCGACACCGCGCGGCCCCCGGATTTTATGCGGGGACAGGCTGTACAGATCCGCTCCGAAGTCTCGGGGGCCGCCGGGAAGCTTCCCGAAGCCCTGAACGCCGTCCACATGGAAGAGCGTCCGCGGATTCGCCTCTTTAACGGCGCGAGCGATATCGCGCTGCGGCTGCACGGACCCGGTCTCGTTATTGACGTGCATGACGCTGACAAGCACCGTATCTTTACGCACGGCGGCCGCAATATCCCAAGGATCGATACCGCCGTCCGGCTTCGGCTTCACGAAGTCAACCTCCCAGCCCATTTCCCGCAGCTGGAGGCAGCTCTCATAGACGGAGGGATGCTCCAGCTCCGTCGTTACGATATGCCTGCCCCTGCCTGAATACTGAAGCGCGGCACCTTTGATAGCCAGATTGTTGCTCTCCGTCGCGCCCGAAGTGAATGTTATTTCTTCCGTGCGAACGCCCAGCGCGGAAGCGCATACTTCTCGTGCGCGTCTGATCAGCGCTGCGGCATCGGCTCCGGCCCGGTGAAGCGAGGAGGGATTGGCGTAATGCAGCTGCATCAGCTGCTCCACCGTCCGCACAACCTCTTCATACGGAGGCGCAGCAGCGGCATAATCCCAGTAAATCATATGGGCTAACTCCTTCTCTGACCATAAATTGAAAGGATCAAACGGTGCCTACTGCCGCTCATGCGGCAGAGTTACGGACCGTTTGACCCTTTATATTATAGCGCGTATTTGCTTCGCGCGCGTTCAATTTTGGCGATATAGTCCTGCGTCTCTTTCGGAAGCTCGTCCAGCCTCTGCAATAGCTCCGCGTCCGAGTTGACGCCTAGCTTCAGCACGCGGCCCGGTCCGGCGTTATAGGCGGCAAGCGCCATGTTCACCTGTCCGTCAAACCGCTTCAGCTGATAGGACAAATAACGAGTGCCTCCGTCAATGCTCTGTGCGGGATCGAATGGGTCCGAAACCCCTAGTCCCTGAGCCGTTCCGTCCATGAGCTGCATAAGTCCCTTGGCCCCGGCGGAAGAGACAACATTCGGATTAAACGATGATTCCGTATCGATAACCGCTTTGATCAGATCTGCCGGTACACCGTATTTGGCGCTCGCAGCCTGAATGAGATCTTCGTAATTGGTCGGCTTGCTCTCTGTGCCTAGCCCTGCTATTTCCCCGGAAATAGAATCAACTGCACCACCGAGATTTTGCCACAGTAGACCGTCCTCGGTATAAGATGCCGTGCTCTGAGAGGACATATTTTCCGAGGCTCTTTTGGCCGATGCATCATCAAGGATGGTCTGGAACCTCGAATCTCCTGTTGATTGTTTATCTTCAACCGACGCGGCTCCCGAAGCACTAGAAGAGTTCTTCAGATTAATCCATTTCAGCTGCTCGATCCGGCCGGTTACGGCGGGGTTGATATTCATGCTGCCGCATACCCTCTTTCCTGGTTTCATTCTGTTACTTAATCTATCGGCAGAAGAGCCGGAATAATTAAGGATTTCGTTATTTTACCAGGAAGCGGCTTCCTTTGCACGGAACGTTTCGCATTCAAGCTCAAGGCTTAGACTATTAGCAAAAAACCTTCAGATCCGTATTACCGGACCTGAAGGTCTTCTTCCTGCTTGGCCTGTGTCAGCGGGCAAAAGGAATCATCACAAAATAGCTGAGTACAGCGACAATGCCCAGCCCAAGCCCCCAGGCTCCTGCCGTTTTGCGGCCGTTGTTGTAGGCATAATAACCCAGCACGGCGGCAAGCGGTCCAAGAATGATGGGCCAGATGAAGAGGGATGCAAGCCCAAGACCTACAGCGGCATAGCCGACCGACTTGTATGCATCATCGTTGTCGGCAGCTCCCTGCACTTCCGGCGAACGGTCTCGAACCGGCACCGGACTGACCTCAGCGGCGTATTCCTCCCGGTGCTCGGGCGATTTGCGAGGATAATCAGTCCGGGGACGGATCATAATTTTTTTGCGTCTGGACCGGACAGGCTCAGTGCCTCTCTGTTCATTGTCCATGGCGGCCTCCTAAGCTTTTGGCTTAAAGGTCAGACAGCAGGTTGCAGAGGAATTGTTGGCGACATCGCGATGATCCGAGAAGGTCATCTCTTCGGCATACTCTTCTTTGATGCGGTTTCCGGAATGCTTGTCGATTTCGATGATGATGGATTCGGCGCGGCACACATTGCTTTCTCCCCAATAATTACAGTTGCTTACGCTGCAGTTGACTACC includes these proteins:
- a CDS encoding cysteine desulfurase family protein; this encodes MIYWDYAAAAPPYEEVVRTVEQLMQLHYANPSSLHRAGADAAALIRRAREVCASALGVRTEEITFTSGATESNNLAIKGAALQYSGRGRHIVTTELEHPSVYESCLQLREMGWEVDFVKPKPDGGIDPWDIAAAVRKDTVLVSVMHVNNETGSVQPQRDIARAVKEANPRTLFHVDGVQGFGKLPGGPRDFGADLYSLSPHKIRGPRGVGLLYVREGVRLFPLISGGSHENGMRAGTENLPAIVAGAKAVRLASERQRELAGRLLPLRDRLLSFLRGIPELVVNSTEAGAPHIVHFSYPGMKGEVLARQLEQLGMLVSTRSACSSRTAEPSRVLLAMGRDEAAALGGIRISLGDGHTESDVAALETAIVKAVLALKIAEGGMR
- a CDS encoding lytic transglycosylase domain-containing protein, whose protein sequence is MNINPAVTGRIEQLKWINLKNSSSASGAASVEDKQSTGDSRFQTILDDASAKRASENMSSQSTASYTEDGLLWQNLGGAVDSISGEIAGLGTESKPTNYEDLIQAASAKYGVPADLIKAVIDTESSFNPNVVSSAGAKGLMQLMDGTAQGLGVSDPFDPAQSIDGGTRYLSYQLKRFDGQVNMALAAYNAGPGRVLKLGVNSDAELLQRLDELPKETQDYIAKIERARSKYAL
- a CDS encoding DUF1540 domain-containing protein; this encodes MTNTARTVVNCSVSNCNYWGESNVCRAESIIIEIDKHSGNRIKEEYAEEMTFSDHRDVANNSSATCCLTFKPKA